TCTTATGACAATATTGCATAGCTTGaactgctattttatttgtCACAAAAAACTCACATAAACAGAACCCCACAGAACCATTTAGATTAggaaagacctttgagatcatccagtccaactgttaacccagcactatGAAGTCCGCCACTAAATCACGTCCCAAAGCACCACATCCATGTGTCTTtaaaatacctccaaggatggcaACTCAAATCACTTCCCTGAGAagtctgttccaatgcttgaaagccctttcagtgaagaaaattttcctaatatccaatctaaagcTTCCCTGCCACAACTTGAGGCTGcctcctcttgtcctatcacctGTTATTTGGGAGAAcagaccaacccccacctcgctacaacctctTTTCAGGTAGTAGAGAGTAATAAGGCatcccctgagcctccttttctccaggcgAAACAATCCCAGTTTCCTCAACGGCTCCCCTTAAGccttgtgctctagacccttcaccagcttcattgcccacCTCCAGACACACCAGTACCTCAGTGTCTGTCCTGTAGCAAGGGGTTCAAAACTGAGCACAGTGTCTGaggtgcggccccaccagtgccacACACAGGGGGCAACcactgccctggctctgctggccaCAGTTTCTGACAGAAGCCAGGATGctactggccttcttggccacctgggcacactgctggctcacgttcagccagctctggaccaccacccccaggtccttccctCACCACCTgccagctttccagccactcctcctCAAGCCTGTAGCGTTTACTGGGATTGTTGTGATCCAAATGCAGGACCCAACACTTGGCTCTTTGAACCCCATGCAACTGGTCTATATACGCTATAATGCTTTTTAATTGAGAAAACCTACTAGTATGACATATACTACACGCATGTAGTACACAAATTTACGTGTTTGTTAACAGCTTCAATTCTGACCACCAGTTTATATACTGTTTTATTTGTAGGTCTGTAACTAACAGGCCACTATAAAGTGCACTGAACTGTATTAAAGCGTCAAAACTACAatgttaaactgtttttattcaAGAACAAAATAACTGAACTACTCAGCACTGCTTCCCAGGCAACCATTTCAGAGACAAAAGCTTTTAATGTTCAAACAACTGTAAGAAAtctttgcctttgaaaaaaagtttcttatttCAAGATGCCTAgcatacaattatttttttgaagttctAAAACACTTTCAAACTTAAAGGGATATTCGTTTACATTTGTATGTAATCTCTACAGTATTTAAGACTTCTCTCATACTTAATTCTGTTTGTCATCTATTATAATTACTGCCCTACTAACAATGTAGAATGTGTTACTATGTAAAGTCACAACTTCTGGGCAGTTCTGAACCTGAAAGGACACTGTTGCAGACCCCATCAGTCATAAGAGTTTGACTGGTGCCTTGAAGTTATTGGGAGTTTGGTTTTAAGTATCTCCAAGACCTGCAATACCATCACTTAATACTATCACATGGGACCTAGCAGTAGTTTTTGAGATGTAAGATACATTTTTTGGGTCCATGTAACTAACGGATTAACTCAGCTgcaaaaaagaatgaaactcTGGAAGACTAAAATTAGAGCAGCAAGACTGCATCTGTTAGAAAATTCTCATTTAATTTACTCATCTCCTGCCTCAAATATACAGATACAACTGATTAGGCAACTTACCCAAAATACACAGGACtaatgctatttttctttatttttctcattgctttgcATCACATATGCCACAATCCCAGGTTCTGGAACAAAGCTCTCTGTCTTCACTTGGAAGAGAGGACTAGACTTGATGTGAAACCAGCCCCAGTGCACCAGCGCAAGGCTAGGTGCCATAACGATCAGAACTTTGTAGTCTTTCCAGATGGTTTTAAGACTCATTGCAAACTGGCATCTACCTAGGTAGagataataatttattttaaatatattctaGAAATCCTTTTCCTACTCTGCAATAATAGCAAAGAACAGGTGAGCCTGAATATTAATACCTTTAATTAGTGCAgcagacatttaaaacaaaatgacacAAGGAAGTCTTACTTtgctaacttttaaaaaaaaagcataaataacCTCAATTCAGATATCTTTAAGCATTAATTGCTGCATTTGCTTCAAGCTTTGCCATACTAAATCTTAAGTATAACAAAGTAATGAAGCTTTATCCAATTACAAATATTACTGCTTCCGATAGTAAATATTCAGAGTctaaaacaaagcagtttcaagacacaccagtatttttttcccctcacatttAATAACATTCAGTAACTAAGCAAGCTCCTACCAGAATATGGAACTTGCTGACCAAACACGCTGCGATGCTGCTGACATCAGTTTACGTTGCCCGGAGCGGAAACTGTGCCTGACTGTCTCAGCCCTTGATCCTCAGAGGCTACAACAGCATCAGTGCAAACACAGTAATTCATCCTTACCTAAAAAGAATGCATAAAGCTCTACTCTTCACAGGGTTTCATTAAGCAGTACCTACcgtaaggaaaaaaaggtatacTCAGTCTAGCAAACTAATTTCTTGGTTTAAACAACGACAAAGACACAACTCAGAGTAAATACTCCTACACCTGCCCAACTTTACCCGCCTGGTAAGAGTAGCGTGTCATGCGAGAGGCCCCTCGGCGCGGCGGTAGGAGCCTCGCAGCCTCACGCCGCCCGGCGCACAGGGCCAGGCAGGCTCGCCAGCCACCCAGCCGGCCGCACCGCCACAGGCAAGCCGCGCCGGCTGCCGAGGAGACGCTGAAACAAACGGCGGCCGCCCGGCCCCAGCAGCCCGTTCCTTACGGGCGGGCCAGCGGCAGGGGCTCGACCGCCCTCGGGCACACCGCGACACGTCCCCAGCGACCCACCCTCCCCACCGCCGCGTCCCAGCCACCGCGCAGCACGGGCGCCGGAGGGAGCAgcggctgccctggggccaCGGACAGCTGCGGaggcccggcgcggcgggcggaGACGGCACACCTGAGGcatttctcccttctcctcaggCAGCAAGGGACCGCGGGCGGGAAGGCGCTGCCCGACGACCCCCGGCACACCCCTGGGGCTCACCTCGGCTGCCACCACGGGGAGGCCTCAGGCGCCGGTGCCTCGGCGGGAGGAGCACCAGGGCCGCGCACCCTCCCCGGCCCCTTTCCGCCCCCAGCGACAGGAAGCGGCCTCACGCAGACCCGGAAGTGTGGCTCGCGCCCCGCccagggctgaggctgctgcgCGGCCGTATCCCCTCTCGCTCGCCATTGGCCAAGCTCCGCGCCAGGTGATCACAAGGCGCGCTACGCGCTCTGCTTACGGGCGGCCATTTTACCTTCGGGCAGAGtagggcgggcggcggccgccaTTTTGGATAGGGGAGAAGAAGCTCGTGCTTGGCTGCCATCTTGCTTGGGGGCAGAGGAGCCGTTAGAACCCTTGGAGGCAGGCTCAGCGTGGGGAGGAGGTACGGCGCGATGGCGGCGGTGGACTTGCTACTGCCCGGCTGGGACTCACAGCCGGGAGGCTCTAGGGGGAAGCGGCAGCGCCTCGGTGTTCAGTCTCGCTTTCCTCCCTAGATAAACATGAGGCGATACGCTAGGGGCCGGTGCTGTGGCGCTGCCCTCCCTCTCCCGGCGCGCCTCCCTCAGGGGCCGGCTCGGCGGGTTCCCTGTTGTGCCGGCCTCGCGTCAGCACCCCCTCCCGGCCCGGCGAGGTGCGAGCCTCGGCAGCGCCCGCCGGCCCGCAACACTCGGCCCCCTGGTTTGTGTtctttcccagctcctgctgtagGCCCTTTGCATTACTTCTGCGCTCGCCTGCTGGAGCCTGCCTGAGGCGGACGGCCTTGCCCTGGCCAGAACAAGGAAACTTTGTTGTCTGacctcaggtttttttctaagctcTTGTATCATGCACCTTTTCTGTATTCATTCTTATCTCTCGCCCTACTCCTGCAGTCGCTCTTCATGATATCTGGTCTTATATTAACGTGTTAATGGATGGgtttaattttaactttgtgCATAGTTGCAGAGTGTAAAACTGTAGGCAACAGACAAGTTTTTAATGCCTTATCTCCATACAGAAAGGAGTTtaacagttgggtttttttttaagtttcatgAAACAGCTAAATGCAGTTGCATTTAGCTGTGTcatgaagcttaaaaaaataattgttaaacTCCTTTCTGAATGCAATTCAGAAGTACAACTGCATTTAGCTGTTTCACAAAACAATAGCCAGCACCCATCTGTAATAAGCACTCTGATATTCCTCAGAATCTCTCCTTCCTGCAGTTCTATGCAGTTGTCTGGTGAACGGGTAACACTTTTGAAATTGAATTGTTGAACTTTAAAGGAATTCACCTTTGGCAGTTCATGAATGAAGGAGTGTAGATAACAATGACCTTAAAATATGCTAACTTGTTGGAAGGGTAATTTCTAAAGGTTAAGTGGTGAAATGAGCAACAGTGGGCCTAAAAATCCTGAAACTGCAAAATGTGAAGATTCTTGTCTTTTCAGAACTGGAAATGCCTCATTAAATGCATGAGTAGCTGAGTATTACACTGTTCATCCTAAGCTTTAGGATCAGTTCTTAGAAACTGACATATGCTGGATCTGGGCTGGACAGCATTTGACTGATACCTAATGACTGAGAAGTtcagaaaaattctcttttatGCTATGATAGTTAATTTTGAACTACAAAATTGgttaatattaatttattttagggAGTTCTTTGattagcatttgtttttctgtttctgcttttttcaggCCTACATGTGGTAAAGGTGCCCAAAGATACCGGCAGCCTGTGAATGGTTCGCAGCTGTTGTGTTAGGAGCCGCTGTACCTTCAAGCGGGCATGTGTGGCAGTTTTCAGTTCCTCATTCCCACTGTGTTCCAAATTCCCTCACCACAGgaagctgctgccttgctgagGTAAGATGCTGTTTGTCAGCAGGCAGAAGACACTTTAGCTTGCTGTCTGGGAGGCCATGTTTCctttcctggcttcttgtgATGTCTACCATTCCACTTAATGTCAAATTTAAGAAAGAAGGATATTCTGCCATGTTATTTTTGAAGCATGTCC
This genomic interval from Falco cherrug isolate bFalChe1 chromosome 13, bFalChe1.pri, whole genome shotgun sequence contains the following:
- the LOC129737318 gene encoding uncharacterized LOC128706665 homolog — protein: MSLKTIWKDYKVLIVMAPSLALVHWGWFHIKSSPLFQVKTESFVPEPGIVAYVMQSNEKNKEK